The Algoriphagus halophilus sequence TACTCTCGTTGTCCACAACTGAGTTCACGGAGAAATATCCATCTACATCTAAAAACTCTTCCCAGGGAATTGCTTTAATCTTTCGATAGATATCATCTGCATCTTGCAGGTAAAAGGATTTAATCTCAAAAAGTACTTGGGAGGCCGTTCTTAAATGGAGATTCAGATCCATACACTCTTCCAAACTGGCCTTAAGTTCTATCCCTGTTCTGGATACGGATTCAGGAACAAAGCCCAGTTCACGAACTTCCTTCTCGAGATAGGAGGCAAAACGATCTTTACACGTAATAAATACTTTTCCTCTTTGGTCAAAATCAAGCATGCGCAAAAGTAAGAAAGTTCATCCGATTCTTAATCCATTCAAAAAACTGAACTTTCATTCATCTTATTTTTTAGCAAATACTCGCAAACGTTTGCGTAAATTGAAGACTAGCGAAGTTGTTCGGAATGCTTGAAATAAGGAATTTTAACCATTCCCAAAATTTAAAATTTATGAAAAAAATAAAAACCCTTTTCATCTTGTTGCTTTCTGGTGTCACTTTAGTTAGTTGTGCAACGGAGCCTAAAGTAGAAGATGATTGGAGAGACCTGTTCAATGGTAAGGATCTTACTGGTTGGAAACCGGTGGCTGGAACGGCCACATTTGAGGTGGTTGATGGTGTTATAGAAGGTTCCGCTGTAGCAGGTTCGCCGAATACTTTTCTAATTACCGAAGAGACATTTGGAGATTTTATTTTGGAGTTGGATTTAAAAGTTGAGCATATGACCAGTAATTCAGGGATCATGGCCCGTGGTCAATTTGATCCGGCAGGAAGAGATGGTAAAGGGTTGGTATATGGTTACCAGATAGAAGCAGACCCAAGCGAGCGAGCATGGTCTGCCGGAGTATATGATGAGGCTAGAAGAGGTTGGTTATACCCTTTGGATCTGAATCCAGCAGCTAAATCTGCTTTCAAAATGGGGGAATTCAACCATTATAGAATTGAAGTCATCGGAGATGAAATAAAAACCTGGTTGAACGGACAAGAAGTAGCTTACGTCGTAGATGACACCGATAAAACAGGATTCATTGGATTACAAGTACATAGCATCAGAAACCCTGAAGACGAAGGAAATAAATCCTATTTCAAAAATGTGAGAATCAAAACCACCAACCTTGATCCTCAACCTTTTGACAAATCTATTTATGTGGTCAACAACCGTTTGAATGAGCTGACAGAATATGAAAAGAATACCGGTTGGAAATTACTTTTCAATGGACAAAACTCTGAAGGATGGAAAGGTGCTTACAAAGAAACGTTCCCTGATTTTGGCTGGTCCGTCAATGATGGAGTTTTAACCATTGCAGCATCTGACGGTGGTGAATCCACCAATGCTGGA is a genomic window containing:
- a CDS encoding 3-keto-disaccharide hydrolase, with protein sequence MKKIKTLFILLLSGVTLVSCATEPKVEDDWRDLFNGKDLTGWKPVAGTATFEVVDGVIEGSAVAGSPNTFLITEETFGDFILELDLKVEHMTSNSGIMARGQFDPAGRDGKGLVYGYQIEADPSERAWSAGVYDEARRGWLYPLDLNPAAKSAFKMGEFNHYRIEVIGDEIKTWLNGQEVAYVVDDTDKTGFIGLQVHSIRNPEDEGNKSYFKNVRIKTTNLDPQPFDKSIYVVNNRLNELTEYEKNTGWKLLFNGQNSEGWKGAYKETFPDFGWSVNDGVLTIAASDGGESTNAGDIVTTEEYSAFDLGFEFKLTEGANSGLKYFVTLSEGNSGSAIGLEYQILDDEKHPDAKMGIAGNRTLSSLYDLITADKQPRFIKPIGEWNKGRVVVEPNNHVTHYLNGVKVLEYDRGSPEYRDLVAKSKYAKWDNFGEADQGHILLQDHGNEVSFKNIKIKTLK